One Candidatus Nanosynbacter featherlites genomic region harbors:
- the rpsK gene encoding 30S ribosomal protein S11 translates to MADAKSTKKKQRRSVPAGQLHIQATFNNTIVTFSDKKGNVLTASSAGACGFRGSKKGTAYASQVAAEKAAEAAKTQYGLKSVDVFVKGVGLGRDAAIRAVGAFDISVESIKDVTGVPHGGVRPRKARRA, encoded by the coding sequence ATGGCAGACGCAAAATCTACCAAGAAGAAGCAGCGCCGATCAGTCCCAGCTGGTCAGCTGCATATTCAAGCAACATTTAACAATACCATCGTTACCTTTTCTGACAAGAAGGGTAACGTGTTGACCGCTTCATCAGCTGGTGCATGTGGTTTCCGTGGTAGCAAAAAAGGCACCGCCTATGCTTCACAGGTTGCTGCTGAAAAAGCTGCTGAAGCTGCGAAAACGCAGTATGGTTTGAAATCAGTTGACGTTTTCGTCAAAGGTGTCGGTTTGGGCCGTGACGCCGCTATTCGTGCGGTTGGCGCTTTCGACATCTCAGTAGAAAGCATTAAGGACGTAACTGGCGTGCCTCACGGCGGTGTTCGTCCACGAAAGGCACGGAGGGCATAA
- the rpsM gene encoding 30S ribosomal protein S13: protein MARIAGVVIPTEKQVQIALTYIYGIGPKHASSILAAAKIEPTTRVKDLTEAEENKIREIIDSEYTVEGDLQRLVTNNIKRLKDINAYRGLRHKAGLPTRGQRTRTNARTRKGRAIAVGGTQPKAASKT, encoded by the coding sequence ATGGCTCGAATTGCTGGGGTAGTTATCCCAACAGAGAAGCAAGTGCAAATCGCGCTCACCTATATTTATGGGATTGGGCCAAAGCACGCTTCGAGCATCCTTGCGGCGGCTAAGATTGAGCCGACCACTCGGGTGAAAGATCTCACCGAGGCTGAAGAAAACAAGATTCGCGAAATTATCGACAGCGAATACACCGTCGAAGGTGATCTCCAGCGCTTGGTAACTAACAACATTAAGCGCTTGAAGGATATCAACGCCTATCGCGGTCTTCGCCACAAAGCAGGACTGCCGACACGCGGACAGCGGACTCGTACGAATGCACGAACTCGCAAGGGTCGCGCCATCGCCGTGGGCGGTACACAACCAAAAGCAGCAAGTAAGACCTAA
- the rpsI gene encoding 30S ribosomal protein S9, which yields MATDTYFYGLGRRKSASASVRLLPGKGTITINGKAAAEYLDGNKTLLAEVTDPLAVVSKQKEYDVTILVKGGGLAGQVDAIKLGIAKALTAAHADLRPVLKKAELLKRDPREKERKKYGLRSARKREQFSKR from the coding sequence ATGGCTACTGATACCTATTTCTACGGCTTGGGACGACGCAAAAGCGCCTCAGCAAGTGTTCGCTTGCTTCCTGGCAAAGGTACCATCACCATCAACGGCAAAGCAGCCGCTGAGTACTTGGATGGCAACAAAACCTTGCTCGCCGAAGTAACCGACCCACTAGCTGTCGTCAGCAAGCAAAAGGAATACGATGTTACCATCTTGGTCAAAGGTGGTGGTCTCGCTGGTCAAGTTGACGCCATCAAGCTTGGCATCGCCAAAGCATTGACGGCTGCTCACGCTGATCTGCGCCCGGTCTTGAAAAAGGCTGAGCTGCTCAAGCGTGACCCACGCGAAAAAGAGCGCAAGAAATACGGTCTGCGTTCTGCCCGCAAGCGCGAACAATTCTCCAAGCGTTAA
- the secY gene encoding preprotein translocase subunit SecY, whose protein sequence is MISWKTIWRSLKNRDMQKRLSIVVGIIVVYRLLAHIPVPLAEPTQLRQAISSALGSTDLGGFLNLLSGGALASFSLVLVGLSPFITASIIIQLLTKAIPKLKELHDDGETGRRKIQQWTRRITVPLAIVQSIAFIFILRQTILAGGSTVLSDPTIMEWTVSVVAMTAGSVLLMWLGELITEQGVGNGISLLIFAGIVSQLPQMLATVIRSLFDTSSGSLSVFGWFQLPVSPTMFWIVFFLLLMMLIVLYFLVKINEAQRVITINYAKRVHGNSNYGGIKSILPVKLIAAGVIPVIFAVAFLSLPQFIGQIMKASDNEGLQSLANTLITWFQAPNPGSFTGSTAEAFIYPVLYFILVIAFTYFYTGFSFDATEISEGLQKQGGFIEGIRPGKQTEEYLRRTVNRLVLFGSLALGVVAILPFVAEYLIYHITGLTGTRLSIGGTGILIIVSVALESIRQISSRALMVTYDDFDADDLASDKPKKRRLLRKK, encoded by the coding sequence ATGATTAGCTGGAAGACCATTTGGCGGTCATTGAAAAATAGAGATATGCAAAAACGCCTATCAATTGTAGTAGGTATCATTGTCGTATATCGATTACTCGCGCACATTCCAGTGCCATTGGCTGAGCCAACACAGTTGCGCCAAGCCATCAGCTCCGCATTAGGAAGCACAGATTTAGGAGGGTTCCTTAACCTTCTGTCCGGCGGTGCTTTGGCGAGCTTTTCTTTGGTATTGGTTGGTTTGAGCCCATTCATTACCGCCAGCATCATCATCCAGCTGCTGACAAAAGCTATTCCAAAACTAAAGGAACTCCACGACGACGGCGAAACTGGACGCCGTAAAATTCAGCAATGGACACGTCGCATCACCGTTCCACTGGCCATCGTTCAGTCAATTGCTTTCATCTTCATCTTGCGCCAGACCATCTTGGCTGGCGGATCAACCGTCTTGAGCGATCCAACCATCATGGAATGGACAGTTTCGGTTGTCGCCATGACCGCTGGATCAGTCTTGTTGATGTGGCTAGGTGAGCTCATCACCGAGCAGGGAGTAGGAAATGGTATCTCGCTGTTGATTTTCGCAGGAATCGTCAGCCAGTTACCTCAGATGCTAGCCACTGTCATCCGTTCACTCTTTGACACCTCAAGCGGCTCATTGAGCGTATTTGGCTGGTTCCAATTGCCGGTCAGTCCAACTATGTTCTGGATAGTATTCTTCCTCTTGCTCATGATGTTAATCGTCCTGTACTTCCTCGTGAAGATCAACGAAGCACAGCGTGTTATCACTATCAACTACGCCAAGCGTGTCCACGGTAACAGTAACTACGGCGGCATCAAAAGCATCCTGCCAGTCAAACTAATCGCCGCTGGTGTGATCCCGGTCATTTTCGCCGTGGCTTTCTTGAGTCTGCCACAGTTCATCGGTCAAATCATGAAAGCCTCTGATAACGAAGGGTTGCAATCACTAGCAAACACACTGATCACCTGGTTCCAAGCACCAAACCCAGGCAGCTTTACCGGCAGCACCGCTGAAGCCTTCATCTATCCTGTCCTGTACTTCATCTTAGTCATCGCTTTCACATACTTCTACACTGGCTTTAGCTTTGACGCCACCGAAATCTCCGAAGGCTTGCAAAAACAGGGCGGCTTCATTGAAGGCATTCGCCCAGGCAAGCAAACCGAAGAATACCTCCGCCGCACCGTCAACCGTTTGGTCTTGTTCGGCTCATTGGCACTTGGCGTGGTCGCCATCTTGCCGTTCGTCGCTGAATATCTGATCTATCACATCACGGGGCTGACCGGCACTCGCTTATCAATCGGTGGTACCGGTATCTTGATTATCGTCTCCGTAGCGCTCGAATCCATCCGCCAAATCAGCTCGCGCGCACTGATGGTAACCTACGATGACTTTGATGCCGACGATTTGGCAAGCGATAAACCAAAAAAACGGCGATTGCTCCGCAAAAAATAA
- a CDS encoding DNA-directed RNA polymerase subunit alpha, producing MAKAIYNPALASIEDVSDTSATFLIEPLHSGYGNTLGNSMRRVLLSSIRGGAIVAFRIEGATHEFTTVEGIKEDVVDIMLNLKGVRLRVHTDEPVELRLEKTGGVITAGDIQANGEVEVVNPDHIIATVDDPKKTVIMDLVAEAGRGYQTIEDSSESRLHSDMIALDAVFTPVLRVRYKVDPTRVGDETDLDKLTMTIETDGTMTPREAFEEAAAILVNQYTALAGSTTVVSAPALGTTTEDSEAELDTSIEELNLSARTTNALINNEIRTIRDLVTLTEQDLRELKGFGSKALDEVRDKMAELEF from the coding sequence ATGGCAAAAGCAATTTATAATCCAGCTCTGGCAAGCATCGAAGATGTTTCTGACACCAGTGCAACCTTTCTGATTGAACCGCTCCACTCAGGCTACGGCAACACGTTGGGTAACTCAATGCGCCGCGTCTTGCTTTCAAGCATCCGCGGTGGCGCAATCGTCGCCTTCCGCATCGAGGGTGCGACACACGAGTTTACCACCGTCGAGGGTATCAAAGAAGATGTCGTTGACATCATGCTGAACTTGAAGGGTGTGCGACTCCGCGTTCACACTGACGAGCCAGTTGAGTTGCGTCTGGAGAAAACTGGTGGTGTTATCACCGCTGGCGATATCCAAGCAAACGGCGAAGTAGAAGTTGTTAACCCAGACCACATCATCGCTACCGTTGATGATCCAAAGAAAACGGTCATCATGGACTTGGTGGCAGAAGCTGGTCGCGGTTACCAGACGATTGAAGACTCCAGCGAATCACGTCTGCACTCAGACATGATCGCTCTAGACGCAGTCTTTACTCCAGTTTTGCGCGTGCGTTACAAGGTTGACCCAACTCGTGTTGGTGACGAAACTGACCTGGACAAATTGACCATGACGATTGAGACTGACGGCACCATGACGCCACGTGAGGCATTTGAAGAGGCTGCAGCTATTTTGGTCAATCAATACACAGCCTTGGCTGGTAGCACCACTGTCGTGAGTGCACCTGCACTTGGTACAACCACTGAAGACAGTGAGGCTGAATTGGACACATCCATCGAAGAATTAAACCTAAGCGCCCGCACGACGAACGCGCTGATTAACAATGAAATCCGCACGATTCGCGACCTGGTGACTTTGACCGAGCAAGATTTGCGAGAATTGAAAGGCTTTGGCTCAAAGGCGCTGGATGAAGTACGCGACAAGATGGCGGAGTTGGAGTTTTAA
- the rpsE gene encoding 30S ribosomal protein S5, with the protein MAEQAANTTPRAEGRRPRSPRGGRRDDRRNVRDDAPKEFEELVINIDRVSRVVKGGRRFRFKALVVVGNRKDKVGVGVAKGADVQAAVAKATSVAKKHLITLPLNGETIPHDSEVKFSGARVLIKPAAPGTGIIAGGVVRQIIGVTGVRNLLTKSLGSTNKVNIAYATIEALKSLVPREEWLNAQPVKKAAKKEAK; encoded by the coding sequence ATGGCAGAACAAGCTGCAAATACTACCCCACGCGCAGAAGGCCGTCGGCCTCGCAGTCCGCGTGGTGGTCGCCGCGATGACCGGCGAAATGTGCGTGATGACGCACCAAAAGAGTTTGAAGAATTGGTTATCAACATTGACCGCGTGTCCCGCGTGGTCAAAGGTGGTCGCCGCTTCCGCTTTAAGGCGTTGGTGGTTGTCGGCAACCGCAAAGACAAGGTTGGTGTTGGTGTGGCCAAGGGTGCCGACGTACAAGCTGCTGTTGCCAAGGCAACCTCAGTTGCCAAGAAGCATTTGATCACTTTGCCACTCAACGGCGAGACTATTCCACACGACAGCGAAGTCAAGTTTTCAGGCGCCCGCGTGCTGATCAAGCCGGCTGCTCCTGGTACTGGTATCATCGCTGGTGGTGTTGTCCGACAGATCATCGGCGTGACGGGTGTTCGCAACTTGCTGACCAAGTCACTTGGTTCAACCAACAAGGTGAACATCGCCTACGCAACTATTGAAGCATTGAAATCACTCGTTCCACGCGAAGAATGGCTCAACGCTCAGCCAGTCAAAAAGGCTGCTAAAAAGGAGGCTAAGTAA
- a CDS encoding CopY/TcrY family copper transport repressor: MKENCRIDKKQHITDAEWEVMRVVWANSEVTSKFVAEVLCEKMNWKQATIKALLNRLLKKNILKKKEIGNKYIYSTDFTEKEVANSYILGTFDKICKTKVGEMIGKVIENSELSFDDLDLILKAVEEKRKTAMGEVLCDCVEGQCNCEHSGHKHI; the protein is encoded by the coding sequence GTGAAAGAAAATTGCAGAATCGATAAAAAACAGCATATAACCGATGCAGAATGGGAAGTAATGCGAGTTGTGTGGGCAAATAGCGAAGTTACGAGCAAGTTTGTGGCAGAGGTGCTTTGTGAGAAAATGAACTGGAAACAGGCTACAATAAAGGCGCTGTTGAATCGGCTGCTGAAAAAGAATATTTTGAAAAAGAAGGAAATTGGGAACAAGTATATTTATTCGACAGATTTTACAGAAAAGGAAGTTGCTAACAGTTATATATTAGGAACTTTTGATAAAATTTGTAAAACGAAAGTTGGAGAAATGATAGGGAAAGTTATTGAGAACAGTGAACTGAGTTTTGACGACTTGGATTTGATTTTAAAGGCTGTTGAGGAAAAGAGGAAAACGGCTATGGGAGAAGTTTTGTGTGATTGTGTGGAGGGGCAGTGTAATTGCGAACATAGCGGACATAAGCATATTTAA
- a CDS encoding heavy metal translocating P-type ATPase: MAEKNYTVTGMSCASCANTVEKALNKNNDINASVNFATEKLNIEYDEKKYNFDKIREIVESAGYGLAEDMTEDKKVELYQEKITSLKNRLILAVIFVVPLLYISMGHMLGAVLPEFLNPKVNPLNFALAQFVLTLPIIYAGRDFFSHGFKNLVRKSPTMDSLIAIGSTAAVLYGIYATFGIVIVDPEAHMDLYYESAGAIITLILFGKLLEAKTKGQTSSAIKKLIGLQPKKAKIIENGAEKEVLIGNLKVGDIVIVKPGEKIAVDGRIVEGATSVDESMLTGESLPVSKKVGDKVVGGSINKNGSIRFEATEIGKNTVLSQIIKLVEEAQGSKAPISRMADIVSAYFVPIVIGIAIITGTAWFLSGSGLVTAVSFFIAVLVIACPCALGLATPTSIMVGTGKGAENGIIIKSGEALETAYKIKTVVFDKTGTITKGKPILTNLIAYGKYNENELLKIAASVENDSEHLLAEAIVNKAKEKNIEIKPYEKFRAMPGYGIRATFEGKEVQIGNRKLMENRKINVEISQKDYDILLNEGKTPMYISIDNELAGLVAVADVIKETSKEAIEKLKKMGIKTVMLTGDNEKTAKFIAKQVGIDDVISEVLPYQKSQKVKELQEKDEFVAMVGDGINDSPALAQANVGIAIGNGTDVAIESADIVLIRNDLRDVAGSIALSKATITNIKENLFWAFFYNVLGIPFAAGIFYAFFNGPKLDPMIAAFAMSFSSVSVLGNALRLKFFKVK; this comes from the coding sequence ATGGCAGAAAAAAACTATACAGTAACTGGAATGAGCTGTGCATCTTGTGCCAATACTGTGGAAAAGGCACTTAATAAAAATAATGATATTAACGCTTCAGTTAATTTTGCAACTGAAAAATTGAATATTGAATATGATGAGAAGAAGTACAATTTTGATAAAATTAGGGAAATAGTGGAGTCGGCTGGGTATGGACTGGCTGAGGATATGACAGAAGATAAAAAGGTGGAACTTTATCAAGAAAAAATAACAAGTTTGAAAAATCGATTAATTTTAGCAGTTATTTTTGTTGTTCCACTTTTGTATATTTCGATGGGGCATATGCTTGGGGCAGTACTTCCTGAATTTTTGAATCCTAAGGTAAATCCGCTTAATTTTGCGTTGGCACAGTTTGTGTTGACTTTGCCTATTATTTATGCTGGGAGAGATTTTTTTTCACATGGATTTAAAAATTTAGTAAGAAAATCTCCAACAATGGATTCATTAATTGCTATTGGGTCAACGGCGGCGGTACTCTATGGAATTTACGCAACTTTTGGAATTGTAATTGTAGACCCTGAAGCACATATGGATTTATATTATGAGTCGGCTGGTGCAATTATTACGTTAATCTTGTTTGGAAAACTGCTGGAGGCAAAAACAAAAGGTCAAACTTCATCGGCAATAAAAAAACTTATCGGACTTCAACCTAAAAAGGCTAAAATTATTGAAAATGGAGCGGAAAAGGAAGTTCTGATTGGAAACTTGAAAGTTGGAGATATTGTTATTGTGAAGCCGGGAGAAAAAATTGCGGTGGATGGAAGAATTGTGGAAGGGGCGACTTCTGTTGATGAGTCAATGTTGACAGGAGAAAGTTTGCCAGTAAGCAAAAAAGTTGGAGATAAGGTTGTTGGCGGAAGTATAAATAAAAATGGAAGTATCAGATTTGAGGCGACTGAAATTGGTAAAAATACAGTTTTGTCACAAATTATAAAGCTGGTTGAGGAGGCACAGGGGTCAAAGGCTCCGATTTCTCGAATGGCAGACATTGTGTCAGCATATTTTGTGCCGATTGTTATTGGGATTGCGATAATTACAGGAACTGCTTGGTTTCTAAGTGGAAGTGGATTGGTTACTGCAGTGTCGTTTTTCATCGCTGTACTTGTAATTGCGTGTCCGTGTGCATTGGGACTTGCAACACCTACATCAATAATGGTTGGGACTGGAAAAGGGGCTGAAAACGGTATTATTATAAAAAGCGGGGAAGCTCTTGAAACAGCATACAAAATAAAAACAGTTGTATTTGACAAGACTGGTACGATTACGAAAGGAAAACCTATACTTACTAATTTGATTGCTTATGGGAAATATAATGAAAATGAATTGTTAAAAATTGCTGCAAGTGTGGAAAATGATTCAGAGCATCTATTGGCAGAAGCAATCGTAAACAAAGCAAAAGAGAAAAATATTGAAATTAAGCCGTATGAAAAATTTAGGGCAATGCCAGGTTACGGTATTCGTGCAACATTTGAAGGCAAGGAAGTTCAAATTGGAAATAGAAAATTGATGGAAAATCGAAAAATCAATGTGGAAATTTCTCAAAAAGATTATGATATTTTGTTGAATGAAGGAAAAACGCCAATGTACATTTCGATTGATAACGAATTGGCGGGACTTGTTGCAGTTGCAGACGTTATCAAGGAAACAAGCAAGGAAGCTATAGAAAAACTGAAAAAAATGGGAATCAAGACAGTAATGCTAACTGGGGATAACGAAAAAACTGCCAAATTTATCGCAAAACAAGTGGGAATAGATGATGTAATTTCAGAAGTGCTGCCTTATCAGAAATCTCAAAAAGTAAAGGAACTTCAGGAAAAAGATGAATTTGTTGCAATGGTTGGAGACGGAATTAACGATTCACCAGCACTTGCTCAAGCAAACGTTGGAATTGCGATAGGAAATGGAACGGATGTTGCTATAGAATCCGCTGATATCGTCTTAATTAGAAACGATTTGAGAGATGTTGCGGGTTCAATAGCATTAAGTAAAGCAACAATCACAAATATAAAGGAAAATCTATTTTGGGCATTCTTTTATAACGTACTTGGAATACCATTTGCCGCTGGAATATTTTATGCATTTTTCAATGGACCAAAATTGGATCCGATGATAGCGGCTTTTGCAATGTCATTTAGTTCAGTATCTGTTTTGGGTAATGCTTTAAGATTGAAATTTTTTAAAGTTAAATAG
- the rplM gene encoding 50S ribosomal protein L13, which translates to MKTYSQKPSDVSRRWVLFDASELPLGRLATEIAKHLTGKYKPTYTPHVDGGDYVVVINAANTVVTGYKETDKYYYRHSGFPGGIKETQFKEMRERHPERIIEEAVKGMLPKNKLQAERLKRLRVFAGSEHAHTAQTPEKVEVK; encoded by the coding sequence ATGAAGACGTATTCACAAAAACCATCTGACGTTTCTCGCCGCTGGGTATTGTTTGACGCAAGCGAGTTACCACTCGGTCGTTTGGCAACTGAAATCGCCAAGCACTTGACTGGTAAATACAAGCCAACCTATACACCGCACGTTGATGGTGGCGACTACGTCGTGGTTATCAACGCTGCAAACACCGTCGTTACTGGCTACAAGGAAACTGACAAGTACTACTACCGTCACAGTGGTTTCCCGGGCGGTATCAAAGAAACGCAGTTCAAAGAAATGCGTGAACGCCACCCAGAGCGAATTATTGAAGAAGCTGTCAAAGGTATGTTGCCAAAGAACAAATTGCAAGCAGAACGCCTCAAGCGCCTGCGCGTATTTGCCGGCAGCGAACATGCTCACACAGCACAAACCCCAGAGAAAGTTGAGGTAAAGTAA
- the rplQ gene encoding 50S ribosomal protein L17 — protein sequence MHRHGYQGRKFGRERDQRRALLKGLATSLVEHGKIETTLPKAKELKRHIEKIITKAKKGDLASRRQVIAALSTRAAAYKLVDEIAPQLGGRTSGHVRVERTRLRVGDGAQMAIIEFVDDIKPMPKEEK from the coding sequence ATGCATAGACACGGATATCAAGGGCGCAAGTTCGGCCGTGAGCGTGATCAACGGCGAGCCTTGCTCAAGGGTCTGGCAACCAGCCTGGTTGAGCACGGCAAAATCGAGACCACCTTGCCGAAAGCCAAAGAGCTGAAGCGCCACATTGAAAAAATCATCACCAAGGCGAAGAAGGGCGATCTAGCCAGCCGCCGCCAGGTGATCGCAGCACTCAGCACCCGCGCTGCTGCTTACAAGCTCGTTGATGAAATTGCCCCACAACTCGGCGGCCGCACCAGTGGACACGTTCGCGTTGAGCGCACCCGCCTACGTGTTGGCGACGGCGCGCAAATGGCAATCATCGAGTTTGTCGACGACATCAAACCAATGCCAAAGGAGGAGAAATAA
- the rplO gene encoding 50S ribosomal protein L15, which translates to MKYNDLQVSANKNKKRVGRGIAAGQGKTAGRGTKGQNARTGKKLRAMFQGGQRPLAQAVPKARGFKSLRTPAQVVYLDHLNAFDGKTVDNALLFTEGYIATPFHTVKVIARGELKAKVDLKVQAASASVVKAIEKAGGSFEKVPTPLRKSAKDIESDEK; encoded by the coding sequence ATGAAATACAACGATCTCCAAGTTTCAGCAAACAAGAATAAAAAACGCGTTGGTCGCGGTATCGCTGCTGGCCAGGGTAAAACCGCTGGTCGCGGTACCAAGGGTCAGAACGCCCGCACTGGTAAAAAGCTTCGCGCTATGTTCCAGGGTGGCCAGCGTCCATTGGCTCAGGCTGTGCCAAAAGCTCGCGGCTTCAAGAGCTTGCGTACACCAGCTCAGGTAGTCTACCTCGACCACTTGAACGCCTTTGACGGTAAAACCGTCGATAACGCATTGCTATTCACCGAAGGCTACATCGCCACACCGTTCCACACGGTCAAGGTGATCGCCCGCGGTGAGTTGAAAGCCAAGGTTGACTTGAAGGTGCAAGCTGCTTCCGCTTCAGTCGTCAAAGCGATTGAAAAAGCTGGCGGCTCGTTCGAAAAAGTTCCGACACCTTTGCGTAAAAGCGCAAAAGACATCGAGTCTGACGAAAAATAA
- a CDS encoding 50S ribosomal protein L36: protein MKVRASVRKISPDDVLVRRVGRKKGKRIARLRVINKKKPKNKQRQG, encoded by the coding sequence ATGAAAGTTCGTGCAAGTGTTAGAAAAATCAGTCCCGATGACGTACTCGTGCGCCGCGTTGGCCGTAAAAAGGGCAAGCGTATCGCCAGACTGCGCGTCATCAACAAGAAAAAACCTAAGAATAAGCAAAGGCAGGGTTAA
- the rplF gene encoding 50S ribosomal protein L6, whose product MSRIGKLPVVIPAGVTITVDSGDVVVKGPKGELTQFITPAVEVKVEDGQVTVHPKDESKTARAQHGLMRALINNMVIGVTKGYEKRLEVNGVGFRVSSSNNELEMALGFSHPVKYKAPEGITVTNEKMTIIVSGINKQQVGQVAAEIRALKKPEPYKGKGIKYADEQILRKAGKTGK is encoded by the coding sequence CTGAGTCGAATCGGAAAACTGCCGGTGGTTATTCCGGCCGGTGTGACAATCACGGTTGACTCTGGTGACGTGGTCGTAAAGGGCCCGAAAGGTGAATTGACACAATTCATCACGCCAGCAGTTGAGGTGAAAGTCGAAGACGGACAAGTCACGGTTCATCCGAAGGATGAGTCCAAAACTGCTCGCGCCCAGCACGGTCTGATGCGCGCGCTGATCAATAATATGGTAATCGGCGTGACCAAAGGTTACGAAAAGCGCCTCGAGGTCAATGGTGTCGGTTTCCGCGTGAGTTCCAGCAACAATGAGCTGGAAATGGCGCTCGGGTTTTCACACCCAGTCAAATACAAAGCCCCAGAGGGTATCACCGTTACCAACGAAAAGATGACCATCATCGTTAGCGGTATCAATAAACAGCAAGTCGGCCAAGTCGCTGCGGAAATCCGCGCGCTGAAGAAGCCTGAGCCATACAAGGGTAAGGGTATCAAGTACGCTGACGAGCAAATTTTGCGTAAAGCAGGAAAGACAGGTAAGTAA
- the rpsD gene encoding 30S ribosomal protein S4, whose translation MARDNSPIVKQSRREGYALHPKAHKVLARKSGIPGQHAHSRHNKPSLYATQLREKQKVRRLYGLVEKQFARLMDEATRAQEGLAGENLLKLLERRLDNVVYRAGFATSRRAARQLVGHGHFLLNGRRVDIPSIRVKAGDVIEVRPKSTKSVYFTHIDDVVSNSIQGPLSWMKSDVKKLKIEITGQPKREEAEADINEQLIVEFYSR comes from the coding sequence ATGGCACGAGATAATTCACCGATTGTCAAGCAAAGCCGCCGCGAAGGTTATGCGCTTCATCCAAAAGCACATAAAGTTTTGGCACGAAAATCTGGCATCCCAGGTCAGCACGCACACAGCCGACACAACAAACCAAGTCTGTACGCTACACAGCTGCGCGAAAAGCAAAAAGTTCGCCGCTTGTACGGTTTGGTTGAAAAGCAATTTGCTCGGCTGATGGACGAGGCCACACGCGCCCAAGAAGGTCTGGCAGGCGAGAACCTGTTGAAGCTGCTGGAACGCCGCCTGGACAACGTTGTGTACCGTGCTGGTTTTGCAACCAGTCGCCGCGCTGCTCGCCAGTTGGTTGGACACGGTCACTTCCTACTAAACGGTCGTCGTGTTGATATTCCATCAATTCGCGTCAAAGCAGGCGATGTGATCGAAGTACGTCCAAAGAGTACCAAGTCAGTATACTTTACGCACATCGACGACGTTGTCAGCAACTCAATTCAAGGTCCGCTCAGCTGGATGAAGAGTGATGTCAAGAAATTGAAAATTGAGATCACTGGACAGCCAAAGCGTGAAGAAGCAGAAGCTGATATCAACGAGCAATTAATTGTTGAGTTTTACTCACGATAA
- the rplR gene encoding 50S ribosomal protein L18 yields MAENKKLLNRALRKNRVRAKVSGTAERPRLTVTISNLHVSVQLIDDVAGKTLAAATTVGTKAKGTMSEKCATIGTEIAKKAKKSKISAVVFDRNGRQYAGRLKALADAARQEGLEF; encoded by the coding sequence ATGGCTGAAAACAAGAAATTACTCAACCGCGCTCTTCGCAAAAACCGCGTTCGCGCGAAAGTTTCAGGAACTGCAGAGCGCCCACGCCTGACAGTCACCATCAGCAACCTGCACGTTAGTGTTCAGCTGATCGACGACGTCGCAGGCAAGACATTGGCTGCCGCAACTACCGTTGGCACCAAAGCAAAAGGTACGATGAGCGAAAAATGCGCTACCATCGGTACTGAAATTGCCAAGAAAGCAAAGAAAAGTAAAATTAGCGCAGTGGTCTTTGACCGCAATGGCCGCCAGTATGCTGGTCGCTTGAAAGCATTGGCTGATGCTGCGCGCCAAGAAGGATTGGAGTTCTAG
- the infA gene encoding translation initiation factor IF-1, with protein MASQKEVIKMIGKVVEALPNTQFKVELENGHSIIAHISGRMRKHYIRLVPGDKVEVEMTPYDLTKGRISFRLRDDRPHQGR; from the coding sequence ATGGCGAGTCAAAAGGAAGTCATCAAAATGATCGGTAAGGTAGTGGAAGCACTGCCTAATACTCAATTTAAGGTGGAACTGGAGAATGGCCATAGTATCATCGCGCACATTTCAGGACGAATGCGCAAGCACTATATTCGCCTGGTGCCTGGTGATAAGGTTGAAGTTGAGATGACCCCTTACGATCTGACAAAGGGACGAATCAGCTTCCGCCTACGCGACGACCGACCTCACCAGGGTCGCTAG